The Callospermophilus lateralis isolate mCalLat2 chromosome 3, mCalLat2.hap1, whole genome shotgun sequence genome has a segment encoding these proteins:
- the Oprl1 gene encoding nociceptin receptor isoform X2: protein MKTATNTYIFNLALADTLVLLTLPFQGTDILLGFWPFGNALCKTVIAIDYYNMFTSTFTLTAMSVDRYVAICHPIRALDVRTSSKAQAVNVAIWALASVVGVPVAIMGSAQVEDEEIECLVEIPAPQDYWGPVFAVCIFLFSFIIPVLIISVCYSLMIRRLRGVRLLSGSREKDRNLRRITRLVLVVVAVFVGCWTPVQVFVLVQGLGVQPGSETAVAILRFCTALGYVNSCLNPILYAFLDENFKACFRKFCCASALHREMQVSDRVRSIAKDVALACKTSETVPRPA from the exons ATGAAGACAGCCACCAACACATACATTTTTAACCTGGCTCTGGCAGACACCTTGGTCCTGCTAACACTGCCCTTCCAGGGCACAGACATCCTGCTGGGCTTCTGGCCATTTGGGAATGCCCTGTGCAAGACGGTCATTGCCATTGACTACTACAACATGTTCACCAGCACCTTCACCCTGACGGCCATGAGCGTAGACCGCTACGTAGCCATCTGCCACCCGATCCGTGCCCTTGATGTCCGGACGTCCAGCAAGGCTCAGGCTGTCAATGTGGCCATATGGGCCCTGGCCTCTGTGGTTGGTGTTCCTGTTGCCATCATGGGCTCAGCACAGGTGGAGGATGAAG AGATCGAGTGTCTGGTGGAGATCCCTGCCCCCCAGGACTACTGGGGCCCTGTGTTTGCTGTCTGCATCTTTCTCTTCTCCTTCATCATTCCCGTGCTCATCATCTCTGTCTGCTATAGCCTCATGATCCGGCGGCTGCGTGGTGTTCGTCTGCTCTCGGGCTCCCGAGAGAAGGACCGGAACCTGCGGAGAATCACCCGGCTGGTGCTGGTGGTGGTGGCTGTATTTGTGGGCTGCTGGACACCTGTGCAGGTCTTTGTTCTGGTTCAAGGGCTGGGTGTCCAGCCAGGCAGTGAGACGGCTGTGGCCATCTTGCGCTTCTGCACAGCCCTGGGCTATGTCAACAGTTGTCTCAACCCCATCCTCTATGCCTTCCTGGATGAGAACTTCAAGGCCTGCTTCCGCAAGTTCTGCTGTGCATCCGCCTTGCATCGGGAGATGCAGGTATCTGACCGAGTGCGGAGCATTGCCAAGGATGTGGCCCTTGCTTGTAAGACTTCTGAGACAGTGCCGCGGCCCGCATGA
- the Oprl1 gene encoding nociceptin receptor isoform X1, whose product MVTCFCALSQILYRLIFQGSRMESLFPAPLWEVLYSSHLQGNLSLLSSNHSVMPPHLLLNASHGSFLPLGLKVTIVGLYLAVCIGGLLGNCLVMYVILRHTKMKTATNTYIFNLALADTLVLLTLPFQGTDILLGFWPFGNALCKTVIAIDYYNMFTSTFTLTAMSVDRYVAICHPIRALDVRTSSKAQAVNVAIWALASVVGVPVAIMGSAQVEDEEIECLVEIPAPQDYWGPVFAVCIFLFSFIIPVLIISVCYSLMIRRLRGVRLLSGSREKDRNLRRITRLVLVVVAVFVGCWTPVQVFVLVQGLGVQPGSETAVAILRFCTALGYVNSCLNPILYAFLDENFKACFRKFCCASALHREMQVSDRVRSIAKDVALACKTSETVPRPA is encoded by the exons ATGGTCACTTGTTTCTGTGCCCTGTCCCAGATCCTATACAGACTGATTTTTCAGGGCAGCAGAATGGAGTCGCTCTTTCCTGCCCCACTCTGGGAGGTCCTCTACAGCAGCCACCTTCAGGGCAACCTGTCCCTCCTGAGTTCCAACCACAGTGTGATGCCCCCCCACCTGCTGCTCAATGCCAGCCATGGCTCTTTCCTGCCCCTTGGGCTCAAGGTCACCATCGTGGGGCTTTACCTGGCTGTGTGCATCGGGGGGCTGCTGGGGAATTGCCTCGTCATGTACGTCATCCTCAG GCACACCAAGATGAAGACAGCCACCAACACATACATTTTTAACCTGGCTCTGGCAGACACCTTGGTCCTGCTAACACTGCCCTTCCAGGGCACAGACATCCTGCTGGGCTTCTGGCCATTTGGGAATGCCCTGTGCAAGACGGTCATTGCCATTGACTACTACAACATGTTCACCAGCACCTTCACCCTGACGGCCATGAGCGTAGACCGCTACGTAGCCATCTGCCACCCGATCCGTGCCCTTGATGTCCGGACGTCCAGCAAGGCTCAGGCTGTCAATGTGGCCATATGGGCCCTGGCCTCTGTGGTTGGTGTTCCTGTTGCCATCATGGGCTCAGCACAGGTGGAGGATGAAG AGATCGAGTGTCTGGTGGAGATCCCTGCCCCCCAGGACTACTGGGGCCCTGTGTTTGCTGTCTGCATCTTTCTCTTCTCCTTCATCATTCCCGTGCTCATCATCTCTGTCTGCTATAGCCTCATGATCCGGCGGCTGCGTGGTGTTCGTCTGCTCTCGGGCTCCCGAGAGAAGGACCGGAACCTGCGGAGAATCACCCGGCTGGTGCTGGTGGTGGTGGCTGTATTTGTGGGCTGCTGGACACCTGTGCAGGTCTTTGTTCTGGTTCAAGGGCTGGGTGTCCAGCCAGGCAGTGAGACGGCTGTGGCCATCTTGCGCTTCTGCACAGCCCTGGGCTATGTCAACAGTTGTCTCAACCCCATCCTCTATGCCTTCCTGGATGAGAACTTCAAGGCCTGCTTCCGCAAGTTCTGCTGTGCATCCGCCTTGCATCGGGAGATGCAGGTATCTGACCGAGTGCGGAGCATTGCCAAGGATGTGGCCCTTGCTTGTAAGACTTCTGAGACAGTGCCGCGGCCCGCATGA
- the Lkaaear1 gene encoding LOW QUALITY PROTEIN: protein LKAAEAR1 (The sequence of the model RefSeq protein was modified relative to this genomic sequence to represent the inferred CDS: inserted 1 base in 1 codon) has protein sequence MPPPAGKCSSEQVGKSASGSGPREERAKRVPATKPGWALTLEGLAAMSPTQRHRHLLFGDVLKDVGAAASIFPRESVELEYLMPDPRAWTQCELPTERWNRLLGVLKAAEARGRVRALRLRYTRMRAEEIALLIQRQGSARAAIRLETFLPPQLKPTRIPDPLDRQEVXGKPWVGGRTPRLLPHRPQPLSSQRRRVETILEEAVDGSIFPR, from the exons ATGCCGCCGCCCGCAGGGAAGTGCTCGAGTGAGCAGGTGGGGAAGAGCGCGTCAGGAAGCGGGCCTCGTGAGGAGCGCGCCAAGCGGGTGCCCGCGACCAAGCCAGGCTGGGCCCTGACGCTGGAGGGGCTGGCCGCCATGAGCCCCACGCAGCGACACCGCCACCTGCTTTTCGGCGACGTGCTCAAGGACGTGGGTGCAGCCGCCTCCATCTTTCCGCGAGAGTCGGTAGAGCTGGAGTACCTCATGCCCGACCCCCGCGCCTGGACGCAGTGCGAGCTACCCACCGAGCGCTGGAACCGGCTGCTGGGCGTCCTCAAGGCCGCGGAGGCTCGCGGGCGAGTCCGCGCCCTGCGACTGCGCTACACCCGAATGCGG GCAGAGGAAATTGCGCTCCTGATCCAGCGGCAGGGCTCAGCACGCGCCGCCATCAGACTGGAGACATTCCTGCCGCCACAGCTGAAACCCACACGGATTCCGGATCCCCTGGATCGACAAGAGG CTGGCAAGCCCTGGGTGGGTGGGAGGACCCCTCGCCTCCTCCCACACCGACCCCAGCCCCTCTCCTCGCAGCGGAGGCGTGTGGAGACCATTCTGGAGGAGGCGGTGGATGGCAGCATCTTCCCACGGTGA
- the Npbwr2 gene encoding neuropeptides B/W receptor type 2: MQSAKHTEVNGSGSSFFAATVGTSLSQDNSTQPNTTFPQPLWALYVLLPAVYTVICVVGIAGNAAVILVILRAPKMKTVTNVLVLNLAVADGLFVLVLPANIAEHLLQRWPFGELLCKLVLAIDHCNIFSSIYFLALMSVDRYLVVLATVRSRHMPRRTPRVAKVASLCVWVAVTVMVLPFFSFAGVYSNELQVPSCGLSFPKPERAWFQASRIYTLVLGFVLPVCTICGLYVDLLRRLRAVRLRSGTKTLGKAKRKVTALVLTVLAVCLLCWTPFHLASVVALTTDMPQTSVVIGISYAITSLSYANSCLNPFLYAFLDHGFRKNFRTTFLC; this comes from the coding sequence ATGCAGTCAGCCAAGCACACAGAGGTCAATGGCAGTGGAAGTTCTTTCTTTGCTGCCACAGTGGGCACCAGCCTCTCCCAGGACAACAGCACCCAGCCCAACACCACCTTCCCCCAGCCGCTATGGGCACTGTACGTGCTGCTGCCAGCGGTGTACACCGTGATCTGTGTTGTGGGGATAGCCGGCAATGCAGCAGTCATCCTGGTGATCCTGAGGGCACCCAAGATGAAGACCGTGACCAACGTGCTTGTCCTGAACCTGGCCGTTGCCGACGGGCTCTTCGTGCTGGTGCTGCCTGCCAACATCGCGGAGCACCTGCTGCAACGCTGGCCGTTCGGGGAGCTGCTCTGCAAGCTCGTGCTGGCCATCGACCACTGCAACATCTTCTCCAGCATCTACTTTCTGGCCCTGATGAGCGTGGACCGCTACCTGGTGGTACTGGCCACCGTGCGGTCCCGCCACATGCCCCGGCGCACCCCACGGGTGGCAAAGGTGGCCAGCCTGTGTGTCTGGGTCGCTGTCACTGTCATGGTTCTGCCCTTCTTCTCCTTTGCTGGCGTATACAGCAATGAGCTGCAGGTGCCCAGCTGTGGGCTGAGCTTCCCGAAGCCAGAGCGGGCCTGGTTCCAGGCCAGTCGCATCTACACCTTGGTGCTGGGCTTCGTGCTGCCCGTGTGCACCATCTGTGGGCTCTACGTGGACCTGCTGCGCAGGCTGCGGGCCGTGAGACTCCGCTCTGGCACCAAGACTCTGGGCAAGGCTAAGCGGAAAGTGACTGCCCTGGTCCTCACTGTGCTGGCTGTTTGCCTCCTCTGCTGGACGCCCTTCCACCTGGCCTCCGTGGTGGCCCTGACCACCGACATGCCCCAGACATCCGTGGTCATCGGCATCTCCTACGCCATCACCAGCCTCAGCTACGCCAATTCATGCCTCAATCCCTTCTTGTATGCCTTTCTGGACCATGGCTTCCGCAAGAATTTCCGCACCACATTCCTGTGCTGA